CCCGGGACTCCCGCCGGTGACCGGGGAGGCGGCGAGGAGGGCGTCGATCGTCGCTCCATCGGAACGCCGGAGCCGGAGTTCGGCCTCCGCCCGCCGCCACTCGCCCTGCTCGATCAGCGTCTTCGCCCGCGGGACGTCGCCCGGGTCGACGAAGGAGAGGAAAGAGGCGCCCTGTATCCGGCTGACCGCGTAACCGAGGATCTCCGCCATCCGGGCGCCGGCAAAGATCGTGGTGCCTCCCGGGTCGAGCACCAGGACCCCTTCGTGCAGGCTCCTGCCGATCTCGCGCCACAGGTGCTCCACTCTGCCGAGCGCCACCTCGGCACGTTTCAGCGCGAGGACGTGCCGGACGGTGCAGACCAGGAGTTCGGGGGAGATGGTCTCCCGGACCAGGTAGTCGTCCGCACCATGCCAGAGCGCCCCGACCGCCGCATCGAGGTCGTCGCGCGAGGCCAGGATGACGACCGGGGTACCGGGGGCTTCTTCGCTCACCCGCGCCGCCGCCCCGGGCTCCCGGCCGGGGTCGAGCAGGATAAGATCGAACGACTCTCGCCGGAGAGCGTCGAGGCCTTCGGCAACCAGCCGGTGCGAGATCGTCTCGGCCGGGAGCCCGGCCTTGCGAAGGGCCTCTCCGACCAGGGGGGCGTCGCCCGGGCTCCCGGTGATGACGAGCAGCCTGAGCGGGTCGGGCACTCCTTCACCCCCCCGCCGGCAGGGTCCGGGTGCTGGGTAACCTAGGCTTCATCCCCGTGCGAGGTGCGCCGGGGCGTATCCCGGAGCATCGCTACCCTTTACCCGGGGTCCGGGGATAAGTGTTACTGACCGGCCGTTACCGGCCCGAGGAACCGTTCGATGACCCACTCGTTCCTGACCTCCGGGTGGAAGAGGAGGCCGTAGAGAGGGAGCGAGCGGTGCCGGATCGCCTGGACGCACCGGTCCGAGGCGGCGAGAGGCAGGAACCCTTCGGGCACCTGCACGGCATATTCGTGCACCCCGTATGCGGGGAAATCCTCCCTCCCGGCAAAGAGGGGGTCGGGCGCGAGCACCCGGACGTCGGTCATGCCGATCTCGCAGCACGGCTCGATGCCGCCGCCGAAGGCCGCCGCGAGGGCCCGCATGCCGGAGGATATGCCGAGAACCGGGCGCTCGAACGCAGGAAGCCACCCGAACAGTTCAGGATGCTCCGCAAACCCGGTGTCTTTCAGTGCCGTCCCGCAGAGGATCACCGCATCCGCGGCCTCGATCTCCGGCGCCCCGACGGCGGTGTAGTGGCGGACGGTGAACGGCGCTCCGATCCTGTGGAGAAGCCGTTCGACCGGCCCGACGAACTCGTCCCGGGAGAGCGAACCGTCCCGGTAGCAGAGGTCGATAACGAGGATCATTTTGCCACCAGCCCCGCCCGCTCGATCCGGAGGACGCCGTTGTAGTTCCGGTAGACCTTGGATGCCTCCTCGATCGCGATCCTTTGAACGAAGAAGGGGGCGTCGACGACGAACGTCTCGAACTCCCCTCCTTCCCCGATCAGGGTGATCTGGTACTTCCGGGCGATCTCCCGGAGTTCGTCGAGGGCGCGGCGGTCGATCTCCCTCCCGAGCCAGGACGCGTCGAAGGGGCAGGAGAAGACGCCCGCGATGATGACCCGGAACCCTGCGTCGATGAGTTCCTCCATGTACGCCTCCTGGTCCGCGAGCCAGAGCGGGTTGAACGACCAGAGGCCCAGTTCGCGGCAGACCCGCTGGACCCGTGCCGCCTGGTAGACCGAGAGGACCGCCCCGGTGACGACTCCTTCGATCCCGAACCGCTCCCTGGCGGCGAGGAGGGCCCGCTTCAGGTCCTGGAGTTCCGTCTCCTTCTCGCCTGCCGTCTCCACCTCCACGAGGGGAAGCCCCGCCGCCCCGGCCTGCAGTGCGGCGAGGCGGATGTTCGGGGTGTGGAACATGTAACTCTCGGGATTCCTGGAGACGACCGTGATCAGGCAGACGACTTCTTCCTGCTGCATCGCCTTCCAGCAGGCGAATATGGAGTCTTTCCCGCCGGAGAAGAGCACACCGAGTTTCATGATTGTTCCCGTAGCTCTTCGGCCGGGAGCCAGATAAATCCCTGCGGCATACAGGCACGCGGCCCGGGAGCGGCCCGGCGGCAAAAGTCGGGCTGCTTCATCTCTTTTTTGGCAAACGCGAGACCGGCGGGGGCTGCCGCCGGAGGAGGATCAGGATTATATGCTGTCGAATCTTCACCCGGTATGAGCACCGGGGGCGCATCGCGGGAGGTATAGGGTATGATGGAGACCAATGAAAATCCGGAAGAACTGATCGAGGTTGTTGTTGACTGCATCCTGGTAAATTACCGGGGAGATCCCGAGTCGCGGGGCCGGATAGTCCATGCGCTCCAGGAGTGGGCGGAAGAGCACCCGGACGAGTGGGATGAACTGCAGGCACGCTGCCAGCAGCGTCACGAAGCCCTGGCGTAAGTCCTCCGGACAGGATAGAACATCTCTTCTTCCCATCTCCGAGGGTAAGACCGCGGGAAGTCGTCGGGTCCAGGGTGTCCGACGGTATGTTCAATACCCGGTGTTAATGTAGCACAAAAACAAGCTCATGATCGGGCAACTTGTATGGTTTCAGCGGACAGCAGCACCGGACTCGTGAGCCAGGGGCCCAACTGGCAGATGCTTGCCGCCGCACCCGTCCTTCTGCTGGCACTGGTCGTTGCGGCCCAGTCCTTCGTGAATATTCCGTTTGATTTCGTTGCTCCCTTCCAGGCGGCACTCAATGTCCTCCCGAACATGGGTTCCGTGCTCCTGGCCGTTCTGGTGGCATGGGGCACGATGAAGACCGGGCGGCTGCAGCTTGTCTGGATGGGATCCGGCATTCTCGTGCTGGGCCTGGCCATTCTGCTTGCGAACCTGGTCGGGACCCCGATCAGCCTGAACAACGGGGTGCAGATCCAGAATCTCGGTGCCGTTCTCGCCGGTGCCCTGCATCTCGTCGGCGCTCTGCTCGCCGTCTTCTCGATCGGACTCGCCAGGCCCGATCCGCGACAACGGGCGGTTGCACTCGCAGCGGGCTACGGCGGCAGCATAGCGGCGGTCACCCTGATCGTCATCGCGAGCACGGCCGGGGTGATTCCCGTATTCTTCATCCCGGGAGAGGGAGGGACCGCGATCCGACAGGTGGTCATCACCCTCGCTGCGGGTCTCTTTGCCGCTGCTGCGCTGGTGGTATTTATAAACTATATTCGTTCGCGTTCGTCGTTCCAGTACCTATACGGTCTGGCGCTGGCTCTTCTCGCCCTCGGCCAGATCGCGTACCTGCTCACCCTGTCCCGCGGCGACCTCATGGCCTGGGCAGGCAGGGCAGGGCAGTGGGGTGCCTCCCTGTACTTCCTGCTGGCCCTGCTCCTGATCCTCCGCCTTTCGGGCGGCCGCACGGCGGACGTTCATTACGTGCTGGACCACATCTTTCCTCCCTCCAGCAAAGGCTACAGGTTCCTGATCGAGTCGTCCCCCGACGCAATCATCGGCCTGGACGCGGGAGGAAACGTGCTGGTATGGAATGCTGCCGCCGAGAGCATACTCGGCTACAGCAGCAGGGAGGTCGTAGGGAGGCCTATCAGGGATCTGGAAAGCAACCCGGTCCCGGAAGGTTCCGGCACGCAGGAGCCAGGGGAGATATTTTTCCGGCGCCGGGACGGCAGAGAGATGTGGCTTGAGGTCTCGGTGGCGCATTACACCGTCCGCGGGAGTCCGATCACCACCGTCAATATCAGGGACGTCACCGATCGGAAGCAGGCGGAAGAGGAGCGAAGACAACTTTACGAGAAACTTGAGGATGCGCACCGTGAGGCGAACCTGTATCTCGACATCATGACCCATGACATCAGGAACGCCAACACCGTCACGACGATGTACGCAGATCTCATGGTCGAGATACTGGAGGGCGAGCCGGGTGCGTATGCAGAGAAATTGCGCGGCAGTGTCGAGAAGAGCAATGAAATTCTCCGGAATGTCGCCACCATCAGGCGGCTTCAGGAGGAGCCGTCCCTGCTTGTTCCGGTGAACCTCGATACCGTCGTCCGAAAGGAGATCGAGACCTTCCCCGGGGCATCGATCCGGTACGAGGGCGCGCCGGCCGAGGTGAGGGCGGACGGACTCCTCTCCGAGGTCTTTGCGAACCTCATCGGCAACGCTGTCAAGTTCGGTGGACCGGACGTCGAGGTAACCATCCGGGTCAGCGAGCTGGACGGGGAGGTCGAGGTCTCGGTCGAGGACACCGGTCCCGGTGTTCCGGACGACGTGAAGGAGAGACTCTTCCGCCGGCTGGAGCGCGGAAAAGCCAGAGGTCCGGGCAAGGGGCTTGGACTCTTCATCTCCCGGATGCTCATCGAGCGCTACGGCGGGGAGATCCGGGTCGAGGACCGGGTGCCCGGCCATCCGGAGGAGGGCGCTGCGTTCCGGTTCACGCTCAGGAAAAGCACGCAGGATGGGTGAGCGATCTTCTGCGGGCGAGCCGGTGTACACCCCGGGGCCCCAAAACGAGCAGTTATGCTTATGAGGCGACGGGATTCAGGTGTCTTCGTAGGATTGGGCGCACATGAACGTTATCGTTGTCTACAAAAGTAGATACGGGTCTACAAGGGAGATTGCAGAGTTCATCGCCGAAAAGCTGCGGGAGCACGGCGTGCAGGCGGATGCCCGGAGCGTCGACACGGCCCCGGACCTCGAAGGGTATAACGCCGTCGTGATCGGGAGTGCCGTGTACATGGAGCACTGGATGAAGGAGGCAGCGGAGTTCGTGCGGCGGAACCGGACAGTCCTTGCCGAACGGCCGGTGTGGCTGTTCAGCAGCGGCCCGCTCCAACTCGAACCGGGAGCGAGCCCGGACGACCCGGAACTGGAGCCCAAAGAGATCGGCGAGTTCCGGGAGATCATCCACCCCCGGGACCACCGTGTCTTCTTCGGGGCACTGGACCCGGGCAGGCTCGGACTCCAGCACCGGCTGATCCGGAAGCTGCCGGCCGCCCGTGCGCTCCTTCCCGAGGGCGATTTCCGCAACTGGGACGATATCGAGGCCTGGGCCGGCGACATTGCGCGGGCGCTGGGGACTCCTTAACGGCAATAGAGGACTAAATAAATTAATTCCGTAAAAACGAATGCGAGGGGAGCGATTCGAACGCTCGAACTCCTACGAGACCAGGCCCTCAACCTGGCGCCTTTGACCTGGCTTGGCAACCCTCGCCCGGATATGAGGTGATAACATGCTCAGTGCATGAACGGAGACGGAAGATGCATCGATTGCGGTTTCGCGCCCCGTTTACCTCATTTAATCTGTTGTCATACATAAAATACCTTTTGTGCGGGGCCGCGATGAGGGGGGGCGGGCGGTTGCACGGGGCGTCGTTTCTGCAGGACCGGCGGAGATCACGGGAGCGGCGGCTCTTCGTCGGTGTTGTTTCCGGGGTGGGAACCGTTACTCCTCGTCCTCCCGTAAGACCAGGAACGTGTTTACGGCCGTGTGACCGGGCACCTCCTCCAGAAGGCCGGCATCCAAGAGTTCCTCAAGCAGGCTCTCATACCTCTGCGCCGACTCCTCCCTCTTTCGTTCCTCATCCCCGGGGATCTCTGGATTGTACGCGTACATGGTTTCGAGGGTATCGAGTTGTTCGACGGTGCCGTCTTCCCATATCCGGGCATGCTCGTCTCCAAAACGATGAAAGCGGTAGAACTCCATGTATTCGTAACCGTCGGCCTCTCCGAAGACCCAGTTGAACTGAAAGGTTGCGATCCGCATCGTCCCGCTCTTCCTCTCCTGCAGGGCATCCTCGGGTAGTGCGAACGTCTCCCGGTACCTCTCCTCGAAGTGGCGGTTCATCTCCGCGAACGTCGCCCCTATTTTCTCTATCGAGCCTCTCTACATACAGGATAAGGCTCGGGCTCCTCATATATACGTAACCGTCCGGCTGCCATGTCTCATCCAAGAACGCCCTCTTCCCGGCAGCGGCAGAGGTTTGATTAATCGCCGGGTCCAATACGGCTCTATGAAGGCTCCGTCGCCGACCGCATGCCTCTGCTGTGCGTTGATACTTATTCTGTTTACCAGCGGCTGTATAACCAAAAACCAGGAATACTACGATAACCAGGTTGCAGCGGAGCCGGACAATGCCGAGGCGTGGTGCATCAGGGGAATGTACTACAACAATTACTACAACCAGTACGCCGAAGCAATGGAGAGCTGCAATAAGGCGCTTGAACTGGACCCGGAATACGGGCTGGCCTGGTTCCTGAAAGGAGTCATTCTGACGAATATGAATATGACCGACGAGGCAAGACTGTGTTTTGAGAACGCGACGAGATACGATCCCGCGCTGGCGAAGAATGTACAGTTCGTTGTCGGCAATATGTGATGATGCGGATTTTATAATGCATTCCCAAGAGTAATATGGATCTGCCCTGACCGGCGACAATTGCCGCCTCCCTACCGTCCCTCACGAGGGAGGCATCGCCGTGCCGGAGGAGAAGACCACCACCCGGGACCTCCTCGTTGCATGAGGGCAGGTACCTCCCATCTCCCGGGTTCTGCCGATGCAAGCGATCGATCTCCTGCTAACCGTTACTCAGACTCAGAACGCTTCAGAAGCTCACACTATTCCTATGGAAGAACGAGATTTGAAATCCCCGGTGAACCTTTCGCTCATCATTCCTGGTTTGATGCGTCAAGAGCGAGCAGGATTGCCTGAACCTTCGGTTCGAGAACCGGGATCTCGGTCTCCAGAATAGCCCAGACGATCCTCCAATCTACCTCGAAATATGCGTGAATCAGTTTATCCCGCGACCCGGCCATCAGCTTCCAGGGAATCTCCGGATGCTGCTCTTTTTGGTGCTCGGAGATGTTCTTCGTGGCCTCTCCGATGATCTCGATCGCCCGGACGATCGCATGCTGCCGCACCGGGTCACGAAGCAGGTCCTCGTATGTCAGATCTCTACCGATCTCGCGGAGAAGCACGATCTCATCAAGGATATGACGGAGGAAGAGTTCATCACGCATCACACCAGACAACCTCCTGTTCGACATAGGGCCGCAGGTATCGGCTGAGCCCCTGTTCGGTGACGAGGTCCACCCGGCGCCCGAAAAGTTCCTCCAGATAAAAGGCAAGTTCCATGAAGTTCCGAAACGTCGTCTGCCCCGGCGCAAACTCGACCAGCACATCCACATCGCTGTCAGGCCGCTCCTCTCCCCGGGCTGTAGACCCGAAGATGCCGATCTTCGCGACGCCGAACCGCTCCCGGAGCAGCGGGAGCACTTCTTCGAGCTTCGCGACGAACTCGTTCTTCTTTTCCCGGCGCACCTGAGCAGCCATATGGGTTCTCTCCTCTTCTTGATCGTAGCTGGGGGTGAGGAGATGATGAATGTTGTCGTTCCCGGGAGGGGGCTGCCTTCGGGTCGAAGGTAGACGACCATCCGAACACTTCGGTCAGTGTTATCACCCTGAAGGGAGATGCTGTTCTATCGATGAGATCATGAGGACGTTCACGGCCGTGCTCTACAGGGAAGAGAACATGTACGTAGCGGAGTGCCCGGAGGTCGGCACCGTCAGCCAGGGCAGGACGGTGGAGGAGGCGGTGGCCAACCTGAAGGAGGCTACGGAGCTGTACTTAGAGGAAGCCCCACCCCTCCGGCGTGAGGCTCGTGCACCCGTCACCGGATGCACAGATTTCCCGCTGGAAGACGGGAGAAGGCCGATCATCACGACGTTCGAGGTGGCCGAGGGTGCCCGGGCATAAACCCGTCTCGGGCGAGACGGTGATCAAGATACTCTTGAAAAGTATGGATTTGCTGTTTTAACAATACCTTGATGCTACACCAACAATGCCAAGTATTCCCAATACAATTCCGATGATAACACCGCTTCCAATGGCAATTTGACCTACCATCTGACTTACACCTGTTGCCGATAGGAAAATACCGGCAAGAATGAGAACGCCTACTATTCCTGATGCAGAAAATCCCATTCCTGCAATTCTTTGAGCCAAAGTATCTTCTCCTTTAGATCTTTTTTCCACGCTTGAAGAGCTTTACATCCGGGTGATATCGATCCCGGTATTCAACTGCAGGACCTGTGTAGCCCCCTTTGCTGTCGACTTCAGTGATCCTTTTTTGGTTCACCATTCGCTGTAACTCGGGCTTTGTTACAGGGGAACCCCGACACTTGACTTCCCCTCGAGCGGTTCCTCTCTCATAGTCGTGTTTGCCAGGGCCGCCAACATGGCGAGCCCCATGTGCAGCCGATTTCTGTTTTTCGTAGTCTATGCCACGCTTAGAAGGTGATCGAACCATTTTCACACCTGATATAATAGAAGGATTCTTATACGCAATATACACATTCTCCTTAACGTCGTTAGCATCGTTAACGTCATTAGCATATCGTGGATTCGTGAGGGGACTGCATGGCGGGGATGGAAAAAATCGTCCATATTATTCCGCTCGGTCATGAGTATGACCGGGCAGTGAAACCTTTTGAGGATAGTAGCGCAGATCGGGTGTATATCCTCACTCGATGGCACGATCCTTCTGCTGCAATGAAAATGGTTGATGACCAGCGCTACTACGCGAGCAAAGTGAAAGAGGCCCTAGAAAAAAGAGAAATTGACGTAAAATGCGAATCGGTAAATTTATTCGACTTCCTTGAAGTAACAAAGAGCATTTCGAAAATTATTGTTAAGGAAAAGGCCGAAGGGAACAGGATCCGAATGAATATGTCTGCAGCGGGCCGCTTGACTTCCGTAGCTGCAACGCTCGTTGGCATGCATCATGATGTGCAGGTTTACTACGTCCATGCTGATAATTACCCTGATGATCCAGATGAACGGCAAAAGCATGGTCTCAGCGTCTGTGATAGTAATAAGATCGCTTACTTGACCAACCTGAAATTCGACATGCCGGATCCCATTGGTATGAATATACTGGCTTTTCTTTGTGAAAAAGGAAAAAAGGTCAATACACGGGAGTTACTGGGCAGATTAAAAGAGTTGCAGGTAGAGGGATTTCAAGAATTGTTTTACGACGATATCGATCTGGTCGATGACGATAAACGTAAGAATAGCCAATATGGAGCAATCGTTGAAAAAAGAACTCGTCAAAGTCGTCAGTTAATGAAACTGAATAAAACAATCCTTGAAAAATTAGAGACGCGAGGATATATTAGACGCGAAAAGATTGGGAGAAATGTGTATATCTCGATTACTGACACTGGAACATATGTCGCTTATCTAAGTGGATTGGTGGACTGATTATTTTCAAAGTTTAAATCGCTCATCTGCAGATGATTCAAAAGGCTTCACCACACCCCTTCTTCGTGTTCCAGTCTCACATGAGCCAAGAGGATGTAAGGCTGACGTCCAGCGAGTCTTCCGGTCGACAAAGGAGCAGATGCAGCTGTCAGATTCAGTCTTCTTTGATCGGTTGTGTACGCTCGACGAGTTGCGGCTAATCGACACGCGGCACCGCGGCATGAGCGGGGGGAGAGCCCGGTATAATGTGCTGCAGTATGAGGCAGAGATATTGGTGGTGTGTGAATGAGTTCCTCAATCTCCACAAGTCATGAGGCTAAGCCACTCAGCTAACTCTAAATTTCATGAAACCAAATAAAATTACGCACAGAAAACTGACGGAGTAAATAATTTACGAGATTTCACCATGATTGAGACCAATGCAAGGCCTTTCCTCAAGTGGGCAGGCGGGAAGACCCAATTACTCAACGAATTCGCAAGACGAATTCCAAAGGAACTTAAAAATGGTGAAATATCCACATTTATAGAACCCTTTGTTGGTGGAGGAGCAGTATTCTTTCATTTTAACAGTGTATTCTCCTTTAAAGAATGCCATATCTTTGATATTAACGAAGAGCTGATTCTCGCATACAGTGTCGTCAAAAGAAACGTCGAGGATCTCATCGAATATCTCTGTGATCTCACAGAAGAATTCTTATCAAAAGACGATGAAGGGAGAAAAGAATACTTCTACTCCATCCGCGATGAATTCAATCAGACAAAGTCGAGTATTAACTTTAAAAATTATGGCAAAGCGTGGATTCCAAGAGCAGGTCAGCTAATTTTTTTGAATAAAACCTGTTTTAATGGCCTATTCAGAGTAAATTCTCAGGGCGAATTCAACGTCCCCTTTGGACAGCATAAAAACCCGAAAATTGTTTATCCAGATGTGTTGAGAGCAGATGCTCAAATTCTGCAAAACACGAAAATTCACCTCGGTGATTTCGCGAAGTCATCTCAATACATCAACAATAATTCATTTGTCTATTTTGATCCCCCTTATCGACCTCTAAGTAATACTGCTTCATTTACCCAGTATTCAAAGGATGGATTTGATGACGTGGAGCAGCAACGGCTCGCAGAATTTTTTGCAAAGTGTGACGCAAAGCGAGCAAAATTGATGCTAAGCAACTCAGATCCTAAAAATATCAATTCTAATGACAATTTCTTTGATACCCTCTATGGGAAGTTCAACATTCAACGCGTCCCTGCAAGGAGGATGATTAATTCAGACGCGAGTAAGCGGGGAGAAATCAATGAAATTATCGTCACAAACTACTAAACTCCGTTTATGACCACAAAGGGCGACGAGGCCTGGAATAAAGTTTTTCAATCCCTGAATCTCCTTAATACAATCGAATCCGAGGGATTCGTCCAGATTTCAGCAACCACTCTCAAGGAAATCGGGCAGAGGGAACCACGCCTGATGGCGAAGCAAGATACATTAAACTCCCGACCGGAAATTTTCAAACGGCAGCACCTATCCATCCTTCCAATCAAAAATGGTGAATATATTATTTACCGCGATAACAAAGGGCAATCCTATTTCAAATACGATTCCTCATTTTATGGCATCCCAATAGAGATTTATGATCCCTGTCCTGATTCTGAAATCCTTGAGAGCCTGAGTATAGGTTCGATCTCAAGCGAGTTTCAGGCCATTGATTATGCAAACCTTGTCTCATTACTGAAAACATTCACCAACGAATCTCAATTGTATCTCACGATAAGAGGAAAACTTCGTTCTGGAAATTTCAATCTCCACTTACCTGACAATGATAAGCAAATTGAAGTTGATGGTGTGCAAATTGAGGTCGATTCCGGATATGAGGGTAACAACGGAATATATCTAATCGAAGCAAAGATAGGAAAACGTGATGACTTCCACATTCGACAACTCTATTATCCTTGGAAAGACTGGTCCCAAAAAACAGACAAACCTATTATTCCCATTTTCTTCGTCTATTCAAATGGCATATTTTATCTTACGAAATTCAGATTCGGAAAAGATTTTGGAGATCTTCAGATTCTTGAGTCACGATCCTTCTCGATCGATGAAGATCCCGTGTTATCTGTCAATTTCGAGGAGTTGATGGATTCCATAGTAGTGGATACATCCGAATCGGAAAGTGTTCCCTTTCCGCAGGCAAATGACCTCGATAAAATAATCGATATCATCACATCATTTAGCGAAGATTTGAAAACAAAGGAACAGATATCAGAATACTTCGAGTTTGATGAGCGCCAAGGAGATTATTACGCGAATGCCGCAATATATCTTGGTCTCCTTAGCCGAGATACTGACAATTATGGATCCTTTGCATTAACAGATTTAGGAAAGGCCATGAAGCGTTGCTCAAACCGGAGATGCAGAAACCGTCAGCTTCTAACTCAATTGTTAAAACGCTCTTCCTTCCGTTCAACAATTCTCTTGGTGAAACGTCTTGGTTTTAATCCAACGAACATCGATTTGGATGACGTGGCACGAATAATAAGGGATAATAGTCCAAGATATAATCATACCACGAGCAGAAGAAGAGCCTCTACGGTGAAAAGTTGGATGAAATGGATTTGTGAAAACATTCGGTTTGAATGAGGAACAAGCCTCGTAATTAATTTACTAAAGATATTTTGTTTTTGAATCAGTGAACTCTACAGATAGACCCTGAGTCCACCATCCCGACCTACTAACTCAGAAACTCTCAAAATTCAGAACCAACTCAAAAATCAATGCTGCGGGTGGGATCCGAACCCACGATTTCCAGATGTCCCAGGCTTGGACGCACCGTTTTCTCGAAAACCCTATGAGTCTGGCGCCCTAACCGACTAGGCCACCGCAGCATACAAAGTGCAGTATAACAATGCTGTATTGGCAAATAAACCTTATGGCTTAGCGGAAAAATTGGATGGAGGGTTACTTCGAGTTTTTCCGGATATAGACGTCGACCGCCGCCGTGATCGCCGCCACGTGCTTTCCCTGGCGGAGCGAGTCGGCCAGCGTCTGCATACGCGCCTCCTCCTCGTGGAGATAGCGGCGCAGGCTCGTCGCGATGTGCTCCTCCTGCAGGAAGTGCGTGTGGGTGTCGCCGGCGATGAAGTGGGCGTTGTGCATGATCGCGTAGTGGAGCGGGAGCGTCGTCTTCACGCCCAGGATGACGTACTCGTAGATGGCCCGGCGCATCCGCTGGATCGCCTCCTCGCGGTTGGAGCCCCAGGCGCAGAGCTTCGAGATCATCGAGTCGTAGTGCGCCGGGATGGTGTAGCCCATGTGGATGCCGGAGTCGACCCGGATTCCCGGGCCGCCCGGGGAGCGGTAGCGGACGATCTTGCCCGGATCGGCGGCGAAGTTGTTCAGCGGATCCTCCGCGTTGATCCGGCACTCGATCGCGTGCCCCCGGATTCTGATATCGTCCTGGTCCATCGCGAGGTCCTCGCCGGCCGCGACGGCGATCTGCTGCTTCACGATATCGACCCCCGTGATGAACTCCGTGATGGTGTGCTCCACCTGCAGCCGGGTGTTCACCTCCATGAAGTAATAGTTGCCGTTCGCGTAGAGGAACTCTACCGTGCCGGCGTTCTTGTAGTTTGCCGCCTTTGCCGCGGCGACGGCCGACGCCGTCATCTGCTCCCGGAGAGCGGGCGTCATGATCGGGCAGGGCGCCTCCTCGAGGAGCTTCTGGTGCCGGCGCTGGATGGAGCACTCGCGGTCGTAGAGGTGGACGGTGTGCCCCTTCGCGTCGGCAAGGACCTGGATCTCGATGTGGCGCGGCTTCGTGAGGTACTTCTCGACGAAGATCGTCGGGTCCCCGAAAGCGGACTGGGCAATCCGCCTGCCCTTGTCGATCGCCTCCTCGAGCTCTCCCTCGTTCTCGGCGATATGCATCCCGATACCGCCGCCGCCCGCGCTCGCCTTCACGATCACCGGGTAGCCGATCTCCGCGGCGACCTTCTTCGCCGCATCGACGCTCGTGACACCCTCCGGCGTTCCGGGGAGGACCGGGACGCCCGCCTCGCGCATCATCCGCTTCGACCCGATCTTCGAGCCCAGCGCCTCGATCGTCTTCCACGACGGCCCGATGAACGTCAGGCCCTCGTCCTCGACCAGTTTCGCGAACCCGGCGTTCTCGGCGAGGAACCCGTAGCCCGGGTGGATCGCCTCGGCCCCGGTCTTCCTCGCCACATCGCAGATCCGCTCCTTGTTGAGGTAACTCCTGGACGGGTGCGCCTCCCCGACACAGAACGCCTCGTCGGCGTACTTGACGTGGAGCGCGTTGCTGTCCGGCTCTGAGTAGATCGCGACCGTGTCGATCCCCAGCTCCCGGCAGGCCCGCATGACCCGGATGGCGATCTCGCCACGGTTGGCAATCAGGATCTTGTCAAAGTATTTCATCGTCCTGGCAGCCTCACTCGATGACCATCAGCACGTCGCCGTTCTGCACGACGTCTCCGGCATCCACGAAGATCTCCGAGACCATGCCGTCGCGGGGGCTGGGGATGGGGTTCTCCATCTTCATCGCCTCGAGGACG
This portion of the Methanoculleus oceani genome encodes:
- a CDS encoding type II restriction enzyme, with protein sequence MTTKGDEAWNKVFQSLNLLNTIESEGFVQISATTLKEIGQREPRLMAKQDTLNSRPEIFKRQHLSILPIKNGEYIIYRDNKGQSYFKYDSSFYGIPIEIYDPCPDSEILESLSIGSISSEFQAIDYANLVSLLKTFTNESQLYLTIRGKLRSGNFNLHLPDNDKQIEVDGVQIEVDSGYEGNNGIYLIEAKIGKRDDFHIRQLYYPWKDWSQKTDKPIIPIFFVYSNGIFYLTKFRFGKDFGDLQILESRSFSIDEDPVLSVNFEELMDSIVVDTSESESVPFPQANDLDKIIDIITSFSEDLKTKEQISEYFEFDERQGDYYANAAIYLGLLSRDTDNYGSFALTDLGKAMKRCSNRRCRNRQLLTQLLKRSSFRSTILLVKRLGFNPTNIDLDDVARIIRDNSPRYNHTTSRRRASTVKSWMKWICENIRFE
- a CDS encoding DNA adenine methylase, yielding MIETNARPFLKWAGGKTQLLNEFARRIPKELKNGEISTFIEPFVGGGAVFFHFNSVFSFKECHIFDINEELILAYSVVKRNVEDLIEYLCDLTEEFLSKDDEGRKEYFYSIRDEFNQTKSSINFKNYGKAWIPRAGQLIFLNKTCFNGLFRVNSQGEFNVPFGQHKNPKIVYPDVLRADAQILQNTKIHLGDFAKSSQYINNNSFVYFDPPYRPLSNTASFTQYSKDGFDDVEQQRLAEFFAKCDAKRAKLMLSNSDPKNINSNDNFFDTLYGKFNIQRVPARRMINSDASKRGEINEIIVTNY
- a CDS encoding HFX_2341 family transcriptional regulator domain-containing protein, with product MAGMEKIVHIIPLGHEYDRAVKPFEDSSADRVYILTRWHDPSAAMKMVDDQRYYASKVKEALEKREIDVKCESVNLFDFLEVTKSISKIIVKEKAEGNRIRMNMSAAGRLTSVAATLVGMHHDVQVYYVHADNYPDDPDERQKHGLSVCDSNKIAYLTNLKFDMPDPIGMNILAFLCEKGKKVNTRELLGRLKELQVEGFQELFYDDIDLVDDDKRKNSQYGAIVEKRTRQSRQLMKLNKTILEKLETRGYIRREKIGRNVYISITDTGTYVAYLSGLVD
- a CDS encoding acetyl-CoA carboxylase biotin carboxylase subunit, which translates into the protein MKYFDKILIANRGEIAIRVMRACRELGIDTVAIYSEPDSNALHVKYADEAFCVGEAHPSRSYLNKERICDVARKTGAEAIHPGYGFLAENAGFAKLVEDEGLTFIGPSWKTIEALGSKIGSKRMMREAGVPVLPGTPEGVTSVDAAKKVAAEIGYPVIVKASAGGGGIGMHIAENEGELEEAIDKGRRIAQSAFGDPTIFVEKYLTKPRHIEIQVLADAKGHTVHLYDRECSIQRRHQKLLEEAPCPIMTPALREQMTASAVAAAKAANYKNAGTVEFLYANGNYYFMEVNTRLQVEHTITEFITGVDIVKQQIAVAAGEDLAMDQDDIRIRGHAIECRINAEDPLNNFAADPGKIVRYRSPGGPGIRVDSGIHMGYTIPAHYDSMISKLCAWGSNREEAIQRMRRAIYEYVILGVKTTLPLHYAIMHNAHFIAGDTHTHFLQEEHIATSLRRYLHEEEARMQTLADSLRQGKHVAAITAAVDVYIRKNSK